In Streptomyces sp. NBC_00414, a single window of DNA contains:
- a CDS encoding DUF3499 domain-containing protein, with product MSPVRRCSRTACGRPAVATLTYVYADSTAVLGPLATYAEPHCYDLCAEHSERLTAPRGWEVVRLADSSAPSRPSGDDLEALANAVREAARPQDRAPRQGGGNARGADPMEVARRGHLRVLRSPDS from the coding sequence GTGAGCCCTGTACGTCGCTGTTCGCGCACCGCTTGCGGCCGTCCCGCCGTAGCGACGCTGACGTACGTCTACGCCGACTCGACCGCGGTCCTCGGCCCGCTCGCCACCTACGCCGAACCCCACTGCTACGACCTGTGTGCCGAGCACTCCGAGCGCCTCACCGCCCCGCGCGGCTGGGAGGTCGTCCGGCTCGCCGACAGCTCCGCTCCCTCCCGCCCCAGCGGTGACGACCTGGAAGCGCTCGCCAACGCCGTCCGTGAGGCGGCCCGCCCGCAGGACCGCGCCCCGCGGCAGGGCGGCGGCAACGCCCGCGGCGCGGACCCGATGGAGGTCGCCCGCCGCGGCCACCTGCGGGTCCTCCGTTCACCGGACTCCTGA
- a CDS encoding Trm112 family protein, producing the protein MPLEAGLLEILACPACHAPLKEASRNDQEAELICTGKDCGLAYPVRDDIPVLLVDEARRPA; encoded by the coding sequence ATGCCGCTAGAAGCCGGCCTCCTGGAGATCCTCGCCTGCCCGGCCTGCCACGCCCCCCTCAAGGAGGCCTCCCGCAACGACCAGGAGGCCGAACTGATCTGCACAGGCAAGGACTGCGGCCTGGCCTACCCCGTCAGGGACGACATCCCCGTCCTCCTGGTGGACGAGGCCCGCCGCCCCGCGTAG
- a CDS encoding DUF5719 family protein has product MNRTTVSLIAGVAALAAVTGFASMSEPQASGTDTAEAAAQLPVERTSLLCPTPSTSDLAETAYTSFTPVTKGTGTDGKAELVAAGAQSADGESDGSGSGDGDGKQDGKGDGGESGKKEKPVLTPKEPGKPVTAEASGAESPALVGTAEGRFAPGWTVQQTTEVEAGDGRGLLGTNCSAPDTDFWFPGASTAKERTDYVHLTNPDDSAAVADIELYGKDGALKSTVGEGIKIPPHAGESVLLSTLIDEPETNLTVHVTVRSGRVAAAVQAVDDTLGGDWLAASAAPAGSLVLPGIPKDATSVRLVAFVPGDVDADLKVRLASPTGMITPAGHETLHVKAGMTAAVDLGDVTRGEAGSLVLTPTGTSAPVVAALRVVRGKGDNQETAFIPATGPVGARATAADNRAKGSTLSLVAPGRGAKVKVTASAGSDGGTAASKTYTIRAGTTQNVRLPEPSGLKGTYALTVERLSGGPVHASRMLEAAEGGVPMFTVQTLPDDRGTVKVPNAEQDLSVLQK; this is encoded by the coding sequence GTGAACCGCACCACCGTGTCCCTGATCGCCGGCGTGGCCGCGCTCGCCGCCGTCACCGGCTTCGCCTCGATGTCCGAGCCGCAGGCCTCCGGCACGGACACGGCCGAGGCGGCCGCCCAGCTGCCCGTGGAGCGCACCAGCCTCCTCTGCCCCACTCCGAGCACCTCGGACCTCGCGGAGACCGCGTACACGTCCTTCACGCCCGTCACCAAGGGCACCGGTACGGACGGCAAGGCCGAACTGGTGGCCGCGGGCGCGCAGTCGGCCGACGGCGAGTCCGACGGGTCCGGGTCCGGCGACGGGGACGGGAAGCAGGACGGCAAGGGGGACGGCGGGGAGTCCGGCAAGAAGGAGAAGCCCGTCCTGACGCCGAAGGAGCCCGGGAAGCCGGTCACGGCCGAGGCCTCGGGCGCCGAGTCGCCCGCGCTCGTCGGCACGGCCGAGGGCAGGTTCGCACCCGGCTGGACCGTCCAGCAGACCACCGAGGTCGAGGCGGGCGACGGCCGCGGCCTGCTCGGCACCAACTGCTCGGCCCCGGACACGGACTTCTGGTTCCCGGGCGCCAGCACCGCCAAGGAGCGCACGGACTACGTGCACCTGACCAATCCCGACGACTCCGCCGCCGTCGCCGACATCGAGCTGTACGGCAAGGACGGCGCCCTCAAGTCGACGGTCGGAGAGGGCATCAAGATCCCGCCGCACGCCGGCGAGTCGGTGCTCCTGTCGACCCTCATCGACGAGCCGGAGACCAACCTCACCGTGCACGTCACGGTCCGCAGCGGCCGGGTGGCCGCCGCCGTCCAGGCCGTGGACGACACGCTGGGCGGGGACTGGCTCGCCGCCTCCGCCGCTCCGGCGGGCAGCCTCGTCCTGCCGGGCATCCCGAAGGACGCCACCTCCGTACGGCTGGTCGCCTTCGTGCCCGGCGACGTCGACGCCGACCTGAAGGTGCGGCTGGCCTCGCCGACCGGGATGATCACTCCCGCCGGGCACGAGACGCTGCACGTGAAGGCCGGGATGACGGCCGCCGTCGACCTCGGCGACGTCACGCGCGGCGAGGCGGGCTCCCTGGTGCTGACCCCGACCGGGACCTCCGCCCCCGTCGTCGCGGCCCTGCGGGTCGTCCGCGGCAAGGGCGACAACCAGGAGACGGCGTTCATCCCCGCCACGGGCCCGGTGGGCGCGCGTGCGACGGCCGCCGACAACCGGGCCAAGGGATCCACGCTCTCCCTGGTCGCCCCCGGCCGCGGCGCGAAGGTCAAGGTCACGGCCTCCGCGGGCAGCGACGGCGGAACGGCCGCCTCGAAGACGTACACGATCAGGGCCGGTACCACTCAGAACGTGCGGCTGCCCGAGCCCAGCGGCCTCAAGGGCACGTACGCGCTCACGGTGGAGCGGCTGTCCGGTGGCCCCGTCCACGCGTCGCGCATGCTCGAAGCGGCCGAGGGCGGCGTACCGATGTTCACCGTGCAGACCCTCCCGGACGACCGGGGAACGGTGAAGGTACCGAACGCCGAGCAGGACCTCTCGGTGCTGCAGAAGTAG
- a CDS encoding SIS domain-containing protein, with the protein MFDESILDDQEALARADRRDLLRGAAEAGARVRTAVRHATEAGIAELKPDGRPRAILTAGPGLAATCVADLLGSLAGAACPVTRLTPRGVAPAAGALLWELPGWAGPVDLLLVATPDGSEPGLSLLVEQAYRRGLTVVAVCPPRTPLIEAVAVAHGLSVPMATAPYEPQAPAAASAPGSLWALLTPLLALLDRTGLLSAPPEALQKVADRLDQVAERCGPAIATYSNPAKTLASELAEALPVIWTEGDAAGPAGRRFVAALAELAGRPALTAELPEALAAHSVLLAGTLAAGADPDDFFRDRVEEAQVVHARVVLLRDRPAGGRTAAPAARELALSHDTALSELEPEEGGDLETLAELIAVTDFAAVYLALASTA; encoded by the coding sequence ATGTTCGACGAATCAATCCTCGACGACCAGGAGGCGCTGGCCCGCGCGGACCGGCGGGACCTGCTCCGCGGCGCCGCCGAGGCAGGCGCCCGCGTACGCACCGCGGTCCGGCACGCCACCGAGGCCGGCATCGCCGAGCTGAAGCCCGACGGCCGCCCGCGCGCCATCCTGACCGCGGGCCCCGGCCTGGCCGCCACCTGCGTCGCCGACCTGCTCGGCTCGCTGGCCGGCGCAGCCTGCCCCGTCACCCGGCTCACCCCCCGGGGCGTGGCCCCCGCCGCGGGCGCCCTGCTCTGGGAACTGCCCGGCTGGGCGGGCCCCGTCGACCTGCTCCTGGTCGCCACGCCCGACGGCAGCGAGCCCGGCCTCTCGCTCCTCGTCGAGCAGGCCTACCGGCGCGGCCTCACCGTCGTCGCCGTCTGCCCGCCCCGCACCCCGCTCATCGAGGCGGTGGCCGTCGCCCACGGCCTCTCCGTACCGATGGCGACCGCCCCCTACGAGCCGCAGGCCCCGGCCGCCGCCTCGGCCCCCGGCTCGCTGTGGGCGCTGCTCACCCCGCTGCTCGCGCTGCTCGACCGCACCGGCCTGCTGTCCGCGCCGCCCGAGGCCCTGCAGAAGGTCGCCGACCGGCTGGACCAGGTGGCCGAGCGCTGCGGCCCGGCCATCGCGACCTACAGCAACCCCGCCAAGACGCTCGCCTCCGAACTCGCCGAGGCACTTCCGGTGATCTGGACCGAGGGCGACGCCGCGGGCCCGGCGGGCCGCCGCTTCGTCGCCGCCCTGGCCGAACTCGCGGGGCGCCCCGCGCTCACCGCCGAGCTGCCCGAGGCACTGGCCGCGCACAGCGTGCTCCTCGCGGGCACCCTGGCCGCGGGCGCCGACCCCGACGACTTCTTCCGCGACCGGGTCGAGGAGGCGCAGGTCGTCCACGCGCGCGTGGTCCTGCTGCGCGACCGCCCGGCCGGCGGGCGCACCGCCGCCCCGGCCGCCCGCGAGCTGGCCCTCAGCCATGACACGGCGCTCAGCGAACTCGAACCGGAGGAGGGCGGCGACCTGGAAACACTCGCCGAACTGATCGCCGTCACCGATTTCGCCGCCGTTTACCTGGCGCTCGCCTCGACGGCCTGA
- a CDS encoding metallopeptidase family protein, with amino-acid sequence MDNPVPPPPAEPRPRRRDRHGRGMRGPVAPPQVPLSASRAEVFADLVQDSVERLERRWPQLSDIEFMVLEVPRFDPAGDEGWGDEAVPLGGTAPAHEGRPARVIVYRRPVEIRTKSRDERAALVHEIVVEQVAELLGLTPETVDPRYGED; translated from the coding sequence ATGGACAACCCCGTACCGCCCCCTCCCGCCGAACCCAGGCCCCGCCGTCGTGATCGGCACGGGCGCGGGATGCGTGGACCCGTGGCGCCACCGCAGGTGCCCCTCTCGGCCAGTCGCGCCGAGGTGTTCGCGGATCTGGTGCAGGACTCCGTGGAGCGGTTGGAGCGGCGGTGGCCGCAGCTTTCCGACATCGAGTTCATGGTGCTGGAGGTGCCCCGGTTCGATCCGGCCGGTGACGAGGGCTGGGGCGACGAGGCGGTGCCGCTGGGTGGCACGGCTCCGGCGCACGAGGGCCGTCCCGCGCGGGTCATCGTCTACCGGCGCCCCGTCGAGATCCGTACCAAGAGCCGCGACGAGCGGGCCGCCCTGGTGCACGAGATCGTGGTGGAACAGGTCGCCGAGCTGCTGGGGCTGACACCGGAGACCGTCGATCCCCGGTACGGGGAGGACTGA
- a CDS encoding phosphomannomutase/phosphoglucomutase, whose translation MTADLSQLVKAYDVRGVVPDQWDETLAELFGAAFVQVTGADAIVTGHDMRPSSPGLSRAFARGAAARGVDVTEVGLCSTDQLYYASGAFGLAGAMFTASHNPARYNGIKMCRAGAAPVGQDTGLTEIRELVESWIDSGAPASAARAQGTITRRDTLEDYAAHLRGLVDLTSNRPLKVVVDAGNGMGGHTVPTVFAGLPLTLVPMYFELDGTFPNHEANPLDPANIVDLQKRVREESADLGIAFDGDADRCFVVDERGEPVSPSAITALVAARELARHSGKGTVIHNLITSWSVPEVVRENGGTPVRTRVGHSFIKAEMAASGAIFGGEHSAHYYFKDFWNADTGMLAALHVLAALGGQEGTLSALVAQYDRYAGSGEINSTVDDQAARLAAIRTAYEGREDVTLDELDGLTVAAADWWFNVRPSNTEPLLRLNAEARDESTMTKVRDEVLTIIRA comes from the coding sequence GTGACCGCTGATCTGTCGCAGCTCGTTAAGGCGTACGACGTACGCGGGGTGGTCCCGGACCAGTGGGACGAGACGCTGGCCGAGCTGTTCGGTGCGGCCTTCGTGCAGGTGACGGGAGCGGACGCGATCGTGACCGGTCACGACATGCGCCCCTCGTCACCGGGCCTGTCGCGGGCCTTCGCCCGCGGGGCGGCGGCGCGCGGCGTCGACGTGACCGAGGTCGGGCTCTGCTCGACGGACCAGCTGTACTACGCGTCGGGGGCGTTCGGCCTCGCGGGCGCGATGTTCACGGCCTCGCACAACCCGGCCCGGTACAACGGCATCAAGATGTGCCGGGCGGGAGCGGCCCCCGTCGGCCAGGACACCGGCCTCACCGAGATCCGTGAACTCGTGGAGTCCTGGATCGACTCGGGAGCCCCGGCCTCGGCAGCCCGGGCGCAGGGCACGATCACGCGGCGCGACACGCTGGAGGACTACGCGGCGCACCTGCGCGGCCTCGTCGACCTGACCTCGAACCGCCCCCTGAAGGTCGTGGTCGACGCGGGCAACGGCATGGGCGGACACACGGTCCCGACCGTCTTCGCCGGCCTGCCCCTGACCCTCGTCCCGATGTACTTCGAGCTGGACGGCACGTTCCCGAACCACGAGGCGAACCCGCTGGACCCGGCGAACATCGTCGACCTCCAGAAGCGCGTCCGCGAGGAGTCCGCCGACCTCGGCATCGCCTTCGACGGCGACGCCGACCGCTGCTTCGTCGTCGACGAGCGCGGCGAGCCGGTCTCCCCGTCCGCGATCACCGCCCTGGTCGCCGCCCGCGAGCTGGCCAGGCACAGCGGCAAGGGCACGGTCATCCACAACCTGATCACCTCCTGGTCGGTCCCGGAGGTCGTCCGGGAGAACGGCGGCACACCGGTACGCACCCGCGTGGGCCACTCCTTCATCAAGGCCGAGATGGCCGCCTCCGGCGCGATCTTCGGCGGCGAGCACTCCGCGCACTACTACTTCAAGGACTTCTGGAACGCGGACACCGGCATGCTCGCCGCGCTCCACGTCCTCGCGGCCCTCGGCGGGCAGGAGGGCACCCTCTCCGCCCTCGTCGCCCAGTACGACCGCTACGCCGGCTCCGGCGAGATCAACTCCACGGTCGACGACCAGGCCGCCCGCCTCGCCGCGATCAGGACGGCGTACGAGGGCCGGGAGGACGTCACCCTCGACGAACTCGACGGCCTCACCGTCGCCGCCGCCGACTGGTGGTTCAACGTCCGCCCCTCCAACACGGAGCCCCTCCTGCGCCTGAACGCGGAGGCCCGCGACGAGTCGACGATGACGAAGGTCCGCGACGAGGTCCTGACGATCATCAGAGCCTGA
- a CDS encoding L-lactate permease, whose product MYVQELEPVADSLGLSALVATLPLVLVLVLLGGVRMKAHLAGLIGLAAAALVAWLVYGMPAGQTLSSAAQGAVFGLFPILWIVVNALWVYRMTVRTRHFDILRRSFGRLSDDPRIQALVVAFCFGALLEALAGFGAPVAICSVMLVALGFDPVRAAVVALVANTAPVAFGAMGTPVVTLAQVTDLPLDTVASVVGRQTPLLALVVPLVLVFLVDGRRGLRETWVPAMACGVAFAVAQFAASNYVSAQLADIGAALAGAGALMAVPHARRPAAEPVRAAVLTGTRSEDLDEEDPRREVLRAYAPYVLIVVIFSIAQIPPVKDQLAKATRVFDWPFLNVVNPDGDPVGGNVFTWPIVSTGGTLVLLAGVCTAAVLGVHARVALREWAATVHELRYAILTVTSVLALAYVMNLSGQAATIGHFVAAAGAGLAFLSPVLGWFGVAVSGSDTSANALFGALQVTAARESGLSPELLAAANSSGGVLGKMISPQNLTIACAAVGLAGREGDLLRKVLPWSLGLLLVMCLIVVGQSSPVLEWMLP is encoded by the coding sequence GTGTACGTCCAGGAACTTGAGCCCGTGGCCGACTCGCTCGGTCTGTCCGCGCTCGTCGCGACCCTGCCCCTCGTCCTCGTCCTCGTCCTGCTCGGCGGGGTCCGCATGAAGGCGCACCTGGCCGGTCTCATCGGCCTCGCGGCCGCCGCCCTGGTCGCCTGGCTCGTGTACGGCATGCCGGCCGGCCAGACGCTCTCCAGTGCCGCCCAGGGGGCGGTGTTCGGCCTCTTCCCCATCCTGTGGATCGTCGTCAACGCCCTCTGGGTCTACCGGATGACCGTCCGCACCCGGCACTTCGACATCCTGCGCCGCTCCTTCGGACGGCTCTCCGACGACCCGCGCATCCAGGCGCTAGTCGTCGCGTTCTGCTTCGGCGCGCTCCTTGAGGCGCTCGCGGGCTTCGGCGCGCCCGTCGCGATCTGCTCGGTGATGCTCGTCGCGCTCGGCTTCGACCCCGTCCGCGCGGCGGTGGTCGCGCTGGTCGCCAACACCGCGCCGGTCGCCTTCGGGGCGATGGGCACACCGGTCGTGACACTGGCCCAGGTCACCGACCTGCCGCTGGACACCGTCGCCTCCGTGGTGGGCCGCCAGACCCCGCTGCTCGCCCTGGTGGTGCCCCTGGTTCTCGTCTTCCTGGTGGACGGGCGGCGCGGCCTGCGCGAGACCTGGGTGCCCGCGATGGCGTGCGGAGTCGCCTTCGCCGTCGCCCAGTTCGCCGCCTCCAACTACGTCTCCGCCCAACTCGCCGACATCGGCGCCGCGCTGGCCGGAGCGGGCGCGCTGATGGCGGTGCCGCACGCGCGCAGGCCCGCCGCCGAACCCGTACGGGCCGCCGTCCTCACGGGCACCCGCAGCGAGGACCTGGACGAGGAGGACCCGCGCCGTGAGGTGCTGCGCGCGTACGCCCCGTACGTACTGATCGTCGTGATCTTCTCCATCGCCCAGATCCCGCCCGTCAAGGACCAGTTGGCGAAGGCGACCCGCGTCTTCGACTGGCCCTTCCTGAACGTGGTGAACCCCGACGGCGATCCGGTCGGCGGCAATGTCTTCACCTGGCCGATCGTGTCCACCGGTGGCACGCTGGTGCTGCTCGCCGGGGTGTGCACGGCCGCCGTGCTCGGGGTGCACGCGCGCGTGGCGCTCAGGGAATGGGCGGCCACGGTCCACGAGTTGAGGTATGCGATCCTCACCGTCACCTCCGTCCTGGCGCTCGCCTACGTCATGAACCTGTCCGGACAGGCGGCCACGATCGGCCACTTCGTGGCGGCGGCCGGCGCGGGGCTCGCCTTCCTGTCGCCCGTCCTCGGCTGGTTCGGCGTGGCGGTCTCCGGCTCGGACACCTCGGCCAACGCGCTCTTCGGCGCCCTCCAGGTGACCGCGGCGAGGGAGTCAGGCCTGTCTCCTGAACTCCTCGCGGCCGCCAACAGCTCGGGCGGTGTCCTGGGCAAGATGATCTCCCCGCAGAACCTCACCATCGCCTGCGCGGCGGTCGGACTCGCGGGCCGCGAGGGCGACCTGCTGCGCAAGGTGCTCCCCTGGAGCCTCGGACTCCTGCTGGTCATGTGCCTGATCGTCGTGGGACAGAGCTCCCCGGTCCTGGAATGGATGCTTCCGTAA